GCACCACGCGGACAGTGTAGTGAAAAAAATATGCACCTATGTAATGACCCATGTGGAAGAAGATATCAAATTAGACGATATTGCTAAAGAAATATATATCAGCGGCGGTTATATCAGTAAACTGTTTAAAGAGAAAACGGGCAGCAATTTTAATGATTATGTGACAAAAGTAAAAATGGAACATGCTAAATATCTTTTGGGGACAGGTAAGTATAAAAACTATGAAATAAGCGATAAACTTGCATACAGCAGTCCGGACTACTTTTGCCGCCTATTTAAAGACTATACGGGATATACACCGTTTGATTTTAAAAAATTGAGGGAAAAAACATATAACATATAAATGAAAACAATCTGCATGGCTATTTGAAATGCAGACTGTTTAAAAATTATATTATTTCCAAATTTTTAGGGTGAGGCAGGCGATTCCCAAGCTATTTACTTATGGCAATAATATTTACGTTTGTATTATAATGTGCAAGTGATTCAAAATAAAAAACGGCTCGGTATTTGCCGAGCCGTTTTTTATTTTTATGTCTTCTTATGATCTTAGAAGTACAGGTCACGGGTCCCATTCTCAATTTGTTTAAGCCGCTTGACAGTTTCGCCGCGAATGTTTTCTTGGGGGATTGAGGCGAGGTGTTTATCGATTGCGGCTTCACCGGCTTCTTGGGTGGCAGGATCTGCATAATCAATAAGATATTCTTTGAAGGTCAATAAGGCATTTGGCAAGCAAACATTTTGAATTTCACCGCTTTTCGCCAGTTTCATGAATCTGTCCCCGGTGCGGCCCTGGCGGTAGCAGGCGGTGCAGTAAGAAGGGATGAATCCCTGTTTGCACAACATGGCGGTGATTTCATTAGGAGAGCGGTTATCGTCTGTCTCAAATTGCATACCGTTGTTATGACTGTTACCACCCGGTTCTTTGTAAGTCTGGTGATAGCCGCCGACGCCGGTACAGGAGCCGGCACTTATTTGGGATATTCCGTAGCGGATGAGTTCATCTCTAAGTTCGCCAGATTCACGTGTTGACAGGATCATACCGGTGTAAGGCACAGCTAAGCGAATGATTGCAATTATTTTCTTAAAATCGTCGTCACTCACTAAATAAGGGAATTTTTCAACGTCCATACCGGAGGCGGGGCGCAAACGGGGTACGGATATGGTATGGGGACCAACCCCGAATGTTTTTTCCAGATGGTCGGCGTGCAAAAACGTAGCAACAGTTTCGTATTTGTAGTTATAAAGACCATACAGCACGCCGATACCTACATCGTCAATACCTGCTTGCATTGCCCTGTCCATCGCCGTTGTATGCCAATTATAATCGGACTTGGGACCGGTGGGATGAAGGATGGCATAGGTTGGCCGGTGATAGGTTTCTTGGAACAGAATATAGGTGCCAATGCCTGCTTCTTTCAGTTTACCGTATTCTTCGACGGTGGTTGCGGCAATATTTACGTTAACCCGGCGGATACTGCCGTTACCGTTATTGACGCTATAGATTTGGCGGATAGAATCAATAACGTAATCAATATCGCAGTTTACCGGGTCTTCGCCTGCTTCCACGGCAAGTCGTTTATGACCGAGGGATTCGAGAATTTCCACTTCTTCCTTAATTTCATCCCGGGTGAGGCGGCGGCGGAGCTGCTCTTCATTGCCGGACCGGTAACCGCAGTAGGTACAATTGTTGACACAGAAGCTTGATATATAAAGAGGAGCAAACAAGACCACCCGCGTCCCGTAGATTACTTGTTTCACTGCGGCGGCAGCGGCAAACATCTCTTTATTTAGTTCAGAATCACTCACTTCCAGCAATATGGCCACCTCAGCCGCAGTTAATCCATGATAATGACGCGCTTTCTCAATAATGGAACGTACGAGTTCCTTATCTTGAGCTTTGGTTACGGCATCAGTTAATAACTCATGGATTAACGGGTCATTGATAAAGGCATCCGAAGTTCGCTCAGCATTATTGATCATTTACTTTTTCCCCCTTGGCCGCCGTCTGTCTGGCAGTAAGGGCTGATTTAACAACAACACCGGCAAGGTTGCCAAGTTTACCTGTTAAGGCGCCAATCTCATCCGTGCTTCCTTCGATAATGAGCGCGATGACACTAACCTTTTGCTCCGGCCGGGGGATTCCCATACGGCCAACAATGATATGGCTATAACTGCTGAGGATGGCGTTTATTTTTTCTACTACCTGTTTGGGATCGCTAATCACAATGCCCACAACACCCAGTCGGTTCACCATATGTTGTACCCCCAAAAAACCAGATAAGTCTTCTTTGCGCATAGCAAAGAAGACTTTAGTGTCCTCACCTTTGGCACTTAGTCATCCTGTGCTCAGGCGCCAGCCCTTGCTTTTAGATTCCGGCAGAATAATTTAGTATTGTTTTTTAATTTTTATCCTTAGCTGTATGATGGCAATATCACACAACCGCAGACTATAAGTTAATAGTGTTATTATACACCATTACCAGGGAAAAGAGAAGTATAAGAGTATAAAGTACTGAATAAAATACGTATATTTTTGCCCATACTATTAAGGTTGAGATAAAGATTAGGGAGGTATTCTTTATGCCGCAGCAAACTGATGCATATTTGGGTATTGATGTTGGCTCGGTAAGTACAAATATCGCCGTCCTTGATCCAACAGGCAAGGTTGTGGATACTCTTTACATTCGGACCCAAGGCCAACCTATTAACG
This window of the Methylomusa anaerophila genome carries:
- the hydG gene encoding [FeFe] hydrogenase H-cluster radical SAM maturase HydG, translated to MINNAERTSDAFINDPLIHELLTDAVTKAQDKELVRSIIEKARHYHGLTAAEVAILLEVSDSELNKEMFAAAAAVKQVIYGTRVVLFAPLYISSFCVNNCTYCGYRSGNEEQLRRRLTRDEIKEEVEILESLGHKRLAVEAGEDPVNCDIDYVIDSIRQIYSVNNGNGSIRRVNVNIAATTVEEYGKLKEAGIGTYILFQETYHRPTYAILHPTGPKSDYNWHTTAMDRAMQAGIDDVGIGVLYGLYNYKYETVATFLHADHLEKTFGVGPHTISVPRLRPASGMDVEKFPYLVSDDDFKKIIAIIRLAVPYTGMILSTRESGELRDELIRYGISQISAGSCTGVGGYHQTYKEPGGNSHNNGMQFETDDNRSPNEITAMLCKQGFIPSYCTACYRQGRTGDRFMKLAKSGEIQNVCLPNALLTFKEYLIDYADPATQEAGEAAIDKHLASIPQENIRGETVKRLKQIENGTRDLYF
- a CDS encoding TM1266 family iron-only hydrogenase system putative regulator; translation: MVNRLGVVGIVISDPKQVVEKINAILSSYSHIIVGRMGIPRPEQKVSVIALIIEGSTDEIGALTGKLGNLAGVVVKSALTARQTAAKGEKVNDQ